One genomic segment of Cinclus cinclus chromosome 33, bCinCin1.1, whole genome shotgun sequence includes these proteins:
- the FRMD8 gene encoding FERM domain-containing protein 8, translated as MDGEGEGEGASAPPGAAALLYLPDGSALPLPLEPPPGPTAAELLRRLQGALRLPPAAGDAFALWLGSELLEVQLKPRHRPLRLVRHWPELLLRFSLGSPAAIAQDEPCLQLRRNVFFPKSRELELQEEELLRLLYEEAREQLQGGRYPVDPPEAAELGGLSCRLRLGPFEPGRHTELSLRPLLGELLPPGPPARWGALFRRAREPGPSQRLLEAFARAPGPEAPPAGLYRDFLRRCHALPGYGCAFFPGAIERPSGGLLGRGGLRPVSVAVGLEGVTIIDPRQKHVLLSLTYPELCWELVGAVGQDEDPAGQDGDPTEPPQLWLEFDGDHEGAPVNRLLRVFSPQAELMSALIECCIELGGGTTPQEEQAPPPEGQDPPSAGASVTPPGPSGARGAPLRRQKSVTEPRLQRLSTIDYVREGQELRRVKPPRRSASFFSRGGAGGGSYSPVVGGTGGAGAGPEQG; from the exons ATGGacggggagggggagggggagggcgCGTCCGCCCCGCCGGGAGCTGCCG ccctgctgtacCTCCCGGACGGGTcggcgctgccgctgccgctggAGCCGCCCCCGGGCCCCACGGCCGCGGAGCTGCTGCGccgcctgcagggggcgctgcgcctcccgcccgccgccgggGACGCGTTCGCGCTGTGGTTGGGGTCGGAGCTGCTCG AGGTGCAGCTGAAGCCTCGTCACCGACCCCTGCGCCTGGTCCGGCACTGGCCGGAGCTGCTGCTGCGCTTCAGCCTCGGCTCGCCCGCGGCCATCGCCCAAG ATGAGCCGTGTCTGCAGCTGCGCAGGAACGTGTTCTTCCCTAAGAGCCGCGAGCTGGAG ctgcaggaggaggagctgctccGGTTGCTCTATGAGGAGGCGCGGGAGCAGCTGCAAGGGGGTCGCTACCCCGTGGACCCTCCCGAGGCGGCCgagctgggggggctcagcTGCCGCCTGCGCCTGGGGCCCTTCGAGCCCGGCCGGCACACGGAGCTCAGCCTGCG GCCgctgctgggggagctgctgccGCCGGGTCCTCCGGCCCGCTGGGGGGCGCTGTTCCGGCGCGCCCGCGAGCCGGGCCCCTCCCAGCGGCTGCTCGAGGCGTTCGCGCGTGCGCCGGGCCCCGAGGCGCCCCCTGCCGGATTGTACCGGGACTTCCTGCGCCGCTGCCACGCCCTGCCCGGCTACGG GTGCGCCTTCTTCCCGGGAGCCATTGAGCGTCCATCGGGGGGGCTGCTGGGCCGGGGGGGGCTGCGCCCCGTCAGCGTCGCCGTGGGGCTCGAGGGGGTCACCATCATTGACCCCCGCCAGAAG CACGTACTGCTGTCCCTGACGTACCccgagctgtgctgggagctggtgggTGCCGTGGGGCAGGATGAGGATCCCGCGGGACAGGACGGGGACCCCACAGAGCCCCCCCAGCTCTGGCTCGAGTTCGATGGGGACCACGAGGGAGCCCCCGTGAACCGACTGCTGCGGGTGTTCTCCCCCCAG GCGGAGCTGATGAGCGCCCTCATCGAGTGCTGCATCGAGCTGGGCGGGGGGACCACGCCCCAAGAGGAACAGGCTCCGCCCCCCGAGGGGCAGGACCCGCCCTCCGCCGGAGCCTCGGTCACGCCCCCCGGGCCGTCCGGCGCGCGCGGCGCCCCCTTGCGGCGGCAGAAGAGTGTGACCGAACCCCGCCTGCAGCGCCTTTCGACCATCGACTACGTGCGGGAGG ggcaggagctgcggCGGGTGAAGCCCCCCCGGCGCTCGGCATCCTTCTTCAGCCGggggggggccgggggcggcTCCTACAGCCCCGTggtggggggcacagggggggcAGGGGCCGGGCCCGAGCAGGGCTGA
- the LOC134055617 gene encoding neurexin-2-beta-like, with translation MGGRGGPGALGVLALGALGVLGVLGVLVPPARPARVSSSLSTTHHVHHFHGRHGTAPIAINRAPFLTRGHHAGTTYIFGKGGALITYTWPPNDRPSTRADRLALGFSTRQRDAVLLRVESAAGLGDFLQLHIVQGAVGVLFNVGTEDIALEERGAAVSDGRFHVVRFTRSGGNATLQVDGGPLHERYPPGSGDSERLALARQRIPFRLGRVVDEWLLDKGRQLTIFNSQARVRVGGRDRGRPFQGQLSGLYYNGLKLLALAAEGHPRVRLEGDLRLVGDPPPPPAPPGATPAPPDMATTIMETTTTMATTTTRRGRSPTLRDTNTDDLLVASAECPSDDEDLEECEPGTGGELVLPASPGPPAPPAAPRVPPGCGPDCDEPSGFASGEAADPDPDPGRSPGPEQPPADDEDFAGLGGGGSPEAAAPPAATAAPRGAGTEPTVAGAAPPGLVPAGERHPREGAGGGRRGGGSAPPVTRRPPVPPTAAPGAVEVVREAGGTTGMVVGIVAAAALCILILLYAMYKYRNRDEGSYQVDQSRHYIGAAPAAPGGGPGGAPGAASPTPPAGTPKEKAAPAPPKAPGKARRNKDKEYYV, from the exons ATGGGGGGCCGGGGGGGCCCCGGGGCGCTGGGGGTGCTGGCGCTGGGGGCGCTGGGGGTtctgggggtactgggggtgctggtgccccccgcccgccccgcccgcgtCTCCTCCAGCCTCTCGACCACCCACCACGTGCATCACTTCCACGGGCGCCACGGCACGGCGCCCATCGCCATCAACCGCGCGCCCTTCCTCACCCGCGGGCACCACG cgGGCACCACGTACATTTTTGGCAAAGGGGGGGCCCTGATCACCTACACGTGGCCCCCCAATGACCGGCCCAGCACCCGAGCTGACCGCCTGGCCCTGGGCTTCAGCACCCGGCAGCGCGACGCGGTTCTGCTGCGCGTGGAGAGCGCGGCCGGGCTCGGTgacttcctgcagctccacatT GTGCAGGGGGCCGTGGGGGTCCTGTTCAACGTGGGCACCGAGGACATCGCGCTGGAGGAGCGGGGGGCGGCCGTCAGCGATGGGCGCTTCCACGTCGTCCGCTTCACGCGCAGCGGCGGCAACGCCACGCTCCAGGTGGACGGCGGCCCCCTGCACGAGAGATACCCGCCAG GCAGCGGGGACAGCGAGCGGCTGGCGCTGGCGCGGCAGCGCATCCCCTTCCGCCTGGGGCGGGTGGTCGATGAGTGGCTGCTCGACAAAG GCCGGCAGCTGACCATCTTCAACAGCCAGGCGCGCGTGCGGGTGGGGGGCCGGGACCGCGGCCGCCCCTTCCAGGGGCAGCTCTCGGGGCTCTACTACAACGGGCTGAAGCTGCTGGCGCTGGCGGCCGAGGGCCACCCCCGCGTGCGGCTCGAGGGGGACCTGCGGCTCGTGGGGGaccccccgccgccccccgcgccccccggcGCCACCCCCGCGCCCCCCGACATGGCCACCACCATCATGGAGACCACCACCACCATGGCCACGACCACCACCCGCCGCGGGCGCTCGCCCACCCTGCGCGACACC AACACGGACGATCTGCTGGTGGCCTCGGCCGAGTGTCCGAGCGATGACGAGGACCTGGAGGAGTGTGAGCCGGGCACAG GTGGGGAGCTGGTGCTGCCGGCGTCCCCGggcccccccgcgccccccgccgccccccgagTCCCCCCGGGCTGCGGCCCCGACTGCGACGAGCCCTCGGGCTTCGCTTCGGGGGAGGCGGCGGACCCCGACCCCGACCCCGGCCGCTCTCCCGGCCCCGAGCAGCCGCCGGCGGACGACGAGGACTTCGCGGGgctggggggcggggggagcccCGAAGCCGCCGCCCCCCCGGCGGCCACGGCCGCGCCCCGCGGTGCCGGGACCGAGCCCACGGTGGCGGGGGCGGCTCCGCCCGGTTTGGTGCCGGCGGGCGAGCGGCACCCGAGGGAGGgagcgggcggggggcggcgcgggggggGTTCGGCTCCTCCCGTGACCCGGCGcccccccgtgccccccacAGCCGCGCCCGGAGCGGTGGAGGTGGTGCGGGAGGCGGGCGGCACCACCGGCATGGTGGTCGGCATCGTGGCGGCCGCCGCGCTctgcatcctcatcctcctctaCGCCATGTACAAGTACCGCAACCGCGACGAGGGCTCCTACCAGGTGGACCAGAGCCGCCATTACATCGGGGCAGCCCCCGCCGCGCCCGGGGGGGGCCCGGGAGGGGCTCCCGGTGCCGCATCCCCGACCCCGCCCGCCGGGACCCCCAAGGAGAAAGCGGCGCCCGCGCCCCCCAAAGCGCCGGGCAAAGCGCGGCGCAACAAGGACAAGGAGTATTACGTGTGA